The sequence below is a genomic window from Egibacteraceae bacterium.
GGCGTACACGCCGCCGATGCTAGTCGCCCATCCCGGACCGCAGCGGGGCGCGTGGGCGGCAGGCGACGCGCGGCGCTGAGGCCGACTGCGGCGGGGGCGCCCTGGTCGGGCTGTGACGGACTGGCCCGTCCGGATGGCCCCTCAACCAACCCAAGTAACTAGCCGATCACGCTGGGTGACATCGCCCACTCGTTCCCCTTGCGGAGGAATCACCCCATGCGTACAGGCTACTCCCCCTCGCTCCCGCGCCTAACCGCGGTCCTCGTGGCCGTTGCGATCATCGCGGGCATCGTCCCTGCCGGCGCGGCGGAGGCCCGCAGCAGCGGAAACGTCGAGCACATCGCCCGCGACCTGCTCAACCGCCTCAACGAAGAGCGCCACGCCCGCGGCATCCAGCCGGTGGCCTGGGACGGCGACCTCGCGCGGCTCGCCACCCAGTGGTCGGCGCGGATGTCGGACACCAAGGACTACCGCCACAGCGACATGAACGCCGCCATGCAGACCTCGCCCTACCGGGAGCGGTTCAGCTACATCGGCGAGAACATCTTCCTGCTCTACCCCGCCTACGAGTCCGCCGGCTACGCCCACCGCGGCTGGATGCAGTCCGAGGGCCACCGGCGCAACATGCTCAACCGCTACCACGACGCCGTGGGCATCGGCATCATCTGCGACGCCGACGGCACCATGTGGGCCACCA
It includes:
- a CDS encoding CAP domain-containing protein, which gives rise to MRTGYSPSLPRLTAVLVAVAIIAGIVPAGAAEARSSGNVEHIARDLLNRLNEERHARGIQPVAWDGDLARLATQWSARMSDTKDYRHSDMNAAMQTSPYRERFSYIGENIFLLYPAYESAGYAHRGWMQSEGHRRNMLNRYHDAVGIGIICDADGTMWAT